From a single Couchioplanes caeruleus genomic region:
- a CDS encoding polyprenol monophosphomannose synthase produces MSDADPTTTGSEGYPGVGRVLVVIPTYNEAENVRLITDRVRRAVPSVDILVADDNSPDGTGAIADEISAADDHVFVLHRAGKEGLGAAYVAGFAWAKDKGYDAVVEMDADGSHAPEELPKLLDALRDTDAVLGTRYIPGGSVHNWPLHRLLLSRGGNIYIRMALGMPFKDATGGYRAYRMPVLDAIDVSTVASQGYSFQVELAWRTYRHGFRMAEVPITFTEREHGVSKMSGNIFKEQLLRVTVWGAAARRDALMSKLGRKPKQPSTWP; encoded by the coding sequence GTGAGCGACGCAGATCCGACGACGACGGGCTCGGAGGGATACCCCGGGGTCGGCCGCGTGCTCGTGGTCATCCCCACCTACAACGAGGCCGAGAACGTCCGGCTCATCACCGACCGGGTACGCCGCGCCGTTCCCTCGGTGGACATCCTCGTCGCCGACGACAATTCGCCCGACGGCACCGGCGCCATCGCCGACGAGATCTCCGCCGCCGACGACCACGTGTTCGTGCTGCACCGCGCCGGTAAGGAAGGCCTCGGCGCCGCGTACGTCGCCGGTTTCGCCTGGGCCAAGGACAAGGGCTACGACGCCGTCGTGGAGATGGACGCCGACGGCTCGCACGCCCCGGAAGAGCTGCCGAAACTGCTCGACGCGCTGCGCGACACCGACGCGGTGCTCGGCACCCGCTACATCCCCGGCGGCAGCGTGCACAACTGGCCCCTGCACCGGCTCCTGCTCTCGCGCGGCGGCAACATCTACATCCGCATGGCGCTGGGCATGCCGTTCAAGGACGCCACGGGTGGCTACCGCGCGTACCGCATGCCCGTGCTCGACGCGATCGACGTGTCGACGGTGGCGTCGCAGGGCTACTCGTTCCAGGTCGAGCTGGCCTGGCGCACGTACCGGCACGGCTTCCGCATGGCCGAGGTCCCGATCACGTTCACCGAGCGGGAGCACGGCGTCAGCAAGATGAGCGGCAACATCTTCAAGGAGCAGCTGCTGCGGGTGACCGTGTGGGGTGCCGCGGCACGCCGGGATGCGCTGATGAGCAAGCTCGGACGCAAGCCGAAGCAGCCGTCGACCTGGCCCTGA
- a CDS encoding FxsA family protein has protein sequence MRRVLALLPVGLLLLAAAEIVVFAAVAHALGAGWAVLLLAASSVAGLALLRREGIRGWRSFRAAAEAGRPPGAQVSNSLVGLLGALLLAMPGFLTAVTGLVLIIPPGRYLARRGVERAAERRLSATVAGDLFGPRHVRVHQADPVDDPAPAPRAPSREIISGEVVEGDIVR, from the coding sequence ATGCGTCGGGTCCTGGCCCTGCTCCCCGTGGGGCTGCTGCTGCTCGCGGCGGCCGAGATCGTGGTGTTCGCCGCGGTCGCCCACGCCCTCGGCGCCGGCTGGGCGGTGCTGCTGCTGGCCGCGTCCAGCGTCGCCGGCCTGGCCCTGCTGCGCCGCGAAGGCATCCGAGGCTGGCGCTCGTTCCGCGCCGCCGCCGAAGCCGGCCGCCCGCCCGGCGCGCAGGTCAGCAACTCCCTGGTGGGCCTGCTCGGCGCATTGCTGCTGGCCATGCCCGGCTTCCTCACCGCGGTCACCGGCCTCGTGCTGATCATCCCGCCGGGCCGCTACCTGGCCCGCCGCGGTGTGGAACGCGCCGCGGAACGGCGCCTGTCGGCCACGGTCGCCGGTGACCTGTTCGGCCCCCGGCACGTCCGCGTCCACCAGGCCGACCCGGTCGACGACCCGGCCCCGGCACCCCGCGCACCCTCCCGCGAAATCATCTCCGGCGAGGTCGTCGAAGGAGACATCGTCCGCTGA
- a CDS encoding RNA polymerase-binding protein RbpA has product MGERMLRGSRLGAVSYESDRNTELAPRQTREYLCVKGHQFEVPFAVDAEVPITWECKFDGSVARLVDGNEPEQKKAKPPRTHWDMLLERRSISELEDILNERLQEVRTRRGR; this is encoded by the coding sequence ATGGGCGAACGCATGCTGCGCGGCAGCCGTCTTGGCGCAGTCAGCTACGAGTCCGACCGCAACACGGAGCTGGCGCCCCGGCAGACCCGCGAGTACCTGTGCGTGAAGGGTCACCAGTTCGAGGTGCCGTTCGCCGTCGATGCCGAGGTGCCGATCACCTGGGAGTGCAAGTTCGACGGCAGCGTCGCGCGACTGGTCGACGGCAACGAGCCGGAGCAGAAGAAGGCCAAGCCGCCGCGTACCCACTGGGACATGCTGCTGGAGCGCCGGTCGATCTCGGAGCTGGAGGACATCCTCAACGAGCGGCTCCAGGAGGTTCGCACCCGCCGGGGGCGCTGA
- a CDS encoding serine/threonine protein kinase, translating to MAHDDASPTTRPVQPRSVLTVTVPDQPDHSDQHDDGPATYGEVLAHAEPAPETRPCAHCGRPVPQRASAGRPFRYCRDNDGECQRASRNVRMRHRSSPGLAGQVARTWEVVDRLDQLVGTLSEALHAEMSPAGVERQVAEVRAETSRLVAAAHTERDEARRDADRAAEAAGAAVQEAVVARAERDDALQAADTARRLAETASADARRAVAARDEAQAAASAAAALRVQAEADRDAARREADELRRELDAARRETDSVRKELGDARHEADTRARELEQALSELRTARAERDTARSERDAVQGELVTAQAGWDAARADLQRAAEETVAVRADLAREKADTEALRRTVDEVRAATERDRAALARATDEAAAARQAAERDAEELRRRVETARADADAAHARVAQLSAQVSDLASALAALGSGSGNR from the coding sequence ATGGCACACGACGATGCTTCCCCGACGACGCGGCCGGTCCAGCCGCGTTCCGTGCTGACGGTCACCGTCCCCGACCAGCCGGACCACTCGGACCAGCACGACGACGGCCCGGCCACCTACGGCGAGGTCCTCGCTCACGCTGAACCCGCCCCCGAGACGCGGCCGTGCGCGCACTGCGGGCGTCCCGTTCCGCAGCGGGCCTCCGCCGGGCGCCCGTTCCGGTACTGCCGGGACAACGACGGCGAGTGCCAGCGCGCGTCGCGCAACGTGCGGATGCGGCACCGGTCGTCGCCGGGCCTGGCCGGTCAGGTCGCGCGGACGTGGGAGGTCGTGGACCGCCTCGATCAGCTGGTCGGCACGCTGAGCGAGGCACTGCACGCGGAGATGTCCCCGGCGGGCGTGGAACGTCAGGTGGCGGAGGTGCGCGCCGAGACGTCGCGGCTGGTCGCAGCCGCGCACACGGAGCGGGACGAGGCGCGCCGGGACGCCGATCGGGCCGCGGAGGCCGCCGGGGCCGCCGTGCAGGAGGCGGTGGTCGCGCGCGCCGAGCGCGATGACGCTCTGCAGGCCGCGGACACGGCACGGCGCCTGGCGGAGACGGCATCCGCGGACGCACGGCGGGCGGTCGCGGCCCGCGACGAGGCCCAGGCCGCGGCGAGCGCGGCCGCTGCCCTGCGGGTGCAGGCCGAAGCGGATCGCGACGCTGCGCGGCGGGAGGCCGATGAGCTGCGGCGCGAGCTGGACGCGGCCCGCCGTGAGACCGATTCCGTACGCAAGGAGCTGGGCGACGCACGGCACGAGGCCGACACGCGCGCCCGTGAGCTCGAGCAGGCGCTGTCCGAGCTGCGTACGGCCCGGGCCGAGCGGGACACCGCCCGCTCGGAGCGGGACGCCGTTCAGGGCGAGCTCGTGACAGCCCAGGCCGGGTGGGACGCGGCCCGCGCCGACCTGCAGCGTGCGGCGGAGGAGACCGTTGCCGTGCGGGCGGACCTGGCCCGCGAGAAGGCGGATACGGAGGCGTTGCGGCGTACGGTGGACGAGGTCCGAGCCGCCACCGAGCGTGACCGCGCCGCCCTGGCGCGGGCCACCGACGAGGCGGCGGCCGCGCGCCAGGCCGCCGAGCGTGACGCCGAGGAGCTGCGCCGGCGGGTCGAGACGGCCCGCGCGGACGCCGACGCTGCGCACGCCCGGGTGGCACAGCTGTCGGCGCAGGTCAGCGACCTGGCGTCGGCGCTGGCGGCACTGGGATCCGGCAGCGGGAATCGGTGA
- a CDS encoding histidine phosphatase family protein: MSGLRLLACAPTAALRGARFGGDDDIDEGGLRAALALSPFARGDRWVCAPSRAARETAQALGHSAAVEQQLADPDAGRWDGLSLQEAAAADPDGLHQWLTDPRAAPHGGESLARVRERVGEWLDLVARQRLVAVAHPIVVRAALVHALGLPGEAVWNLEVAPLSLTRLTYRSGRWRLHFPAAD; the protein is encoded by the coding sequence GTGAGCGGTCTGCGGCTGCTCGCGTGCGCCCCGACAGCGGCCCTGCGGGGCGCACGGTTCGGCGGTGACGACGACATCGACGAGGGCGGCCTGCGGGCCGCCCTCGCGCTCTCCCCGTTCGCCCGCGGCGACCGCTGGGTGTGCGCGCCGTCGCGGGCGGCCCGCGAGACCGCGCAGGCGCTGGGGCACTCCGCGGCGGTGGAGCAGCAGCTCGCCGACCCGGACGCCGGCCGCTGGGACGGCCTGAGCCTGCAGGAGGCGGCCGCCGCGGACCCGGACGGCCTGCACCAATGGCTCACCGACCCGCGGGCGGCCCCGCACGGCGGCGAGTCGCTGGCCCGGGTCCGCGAGCGCGTCGGCGAATGGCTGGACCTGGTGGCCCGCCAGCGCCTCGTCGCGGTCGCCCACCCGATCGTCGTACGGGCGGCGCTGGTGCACGCCCTCGGCCTGCCGGGCGAGGCGGTGTGGAACCTGGAGGTCGCGCCGCTCTCGCTGACCCGGCTCACGTACCGCTCGGGCCGCTGGCGCCTGCACTTCCCGGCCGCGGACTGA
- a CDS encoding CbtA family protein: protein MSLTAPRTTPTYGAILLRGLLAGLIAGLLAGGFAYAFGERSVDAAIAIEEATAHADGATAGDDHHGEDALVSREGQKGGLILATALYGVAMGGLLATAYALLRRRLRTRDDARASLGLAGAALLGLVLVPFVKYPPNPPAVGDPATINQRTISYVSIVVIGLVAVWAAVVAARSLRAGTQEWLRATAAVGAFLLVVTVGYVLLPSIDEVPDTFPPSLLWDFRISSLGTQVTLWTGLGLAFTGLLSRLTARSAAARGKTESVPV, encoded by the coding sequence GTGTCACTGACGGCACCCCGCACCACGCCGACGTACGGCGCGATCCTGTTGCGGGGCCTGCTCGCGGGCCTCATCGCGGGGCTGCTCGCCGGCGGGTTCGCGTACGCGTTCGGTGAGCGAAGCGTGGACGCGGCCATCGCCATCGAGGAGGCCACCGCCCACGCGGACGGCGCCACGGCCGGCGATGACCACCACGGTGAGGACGCGCTGGTCTCACGCGAGGGCCAGAAGGGCGGCCTGATCCTGGCCACCGCCCTGTACGGCGTGGCCATGGGCGGGCTGCTCGCCACGGCGTACGCGTTGCTTCGCCGGCGTCTGCGCACGCGCGACGACGCCCGGGCGTCGCTCGGCCTGGCCGGCGCGGCGCTGCTGGGCCTGGTGCTCGTGCCGTTCGTGAAGTACCCGCCGAACCCACCGGCGGTCGGCGACCCGGCAACGATCAATCAGCGGACGATCAGTTACGTGTCCATCGTCGTGATCGGTCTCGTCGCGGTCTGGGCCGCGGTGGTCGCCGCCCGCTCGCTGCGCGCCGGCACGCAGGAGTGGCTGCGTGCCACGGCGGCTGTCGGGGCGTTCCTGCTGGTCGTCACGGTCGGCTACGTCCTGCTGCCGTCGATCGACGAGGTGCCGGACACGTTCCCGCCGAGCCTGTTGTGGGACTTCCGGATCAGCTCACTGGGCACGCAGGTCACGCTGTGGACCGGACTGGGACTGGCGTTCACCGGGTTGCTGTCCCGGCTGACCGCGCGCTCGGCCGCGGCGCGTGGGAAGACGGAATCAGTGCCGGTGTGA
- a CDS encoding CbtB domain-containing protein, whose protein sequence is MSKVQAVRPVNPPAVSARVLWTAAAVVVGLLLLAYLVAFDQGAVSRSGMYLHELMHDGRHLLGVPCH, encoded by the coding sequence ATGTCCAAGGTCCAGGCAGTTCGCCCGGTCAACCCGCCCGCCGTGTCCGCCCGTGTGTTGTGGACGGCGGCCGCCGTGGTGGTGGGGCTGTTGCTCCTCGCGTACCTGGTGGCCTTCGACCAGGGTGCGGTGTCGCGCAGCGGCATGTACCTGCACGAGCTGATGCACGACGGTCGCCACCTGCTCGGCGTGCCGTGTCACTGA
- the mycP gene encoding type VII secretion-associated serine protease mycosin: MRFSKASIVVAVAVTALLPAAPAQAKAYVCPQQPGAGKVSAATPYETQMFAPERLAPFATGAGVRVAVLDSGVDGTHPQLRGQVARGKDYLHGSAGGQQDCIGHGTAVASIIAARHLQGSGLQGLAPDATIVPVRVSEQIPTADGAPSGPQTSPGTFARAIDWAASPTGGNADVINMSLVMTQKNDQVRAAVERALGRGVVIVAAVGNDGDENGRNLPPYPAAFPGVIGVGATDVNGVRGDFSQHGTYVDVMAPGVDVTVAARRAGHTSGSGTSYATPYVSATAALVKQRFPSLTPAQVARRILATTDPAPGGAHSEQYGYGIVNPYRALTETLGPDSPAAPPPMVMHTEDPATVALAARRAEAEDMSLIVAAVGAGVVVLVLLLAAAVRHGRRRGWRPPAPADTADG; this comes from the coding sequence ATGAGATTCAGCAAGGCGTCGATCGTCGTCGCCGTGGCGGTCACGGCGCTGCTGCCGGCCGCTCCGGCGCAGGCCAAGGCGTACGTGTGCCCCCAGCAGCCCGGCGCGGGCAAGGTGAGCGCGGCCACGCCGTACGAGACGCAGATGTTCGCGCCCGAGCGGCTGGCACCCTTCGCCACCGGTGCGGGGGTGCGGGTGGCCGTGCTCGACTCCGGTGTGGACGGCACCCATCCGCAGCTGCGCGGGCAGGTCGCGCGCGGCAAGGATTACCTGCACGGCAGCGCCGGCGGTCAGCAGGACTGCATCGGGCACGGCACCGCGGTTGCCAGCATCATCGCCGCCCGCCACCTGCAGGGCTCCGGCCTGCAGGGGCTCGCGCCCGATGCGACGATCGTGCCGGTGCGCGTCAGCGAGCAGATCCCCACCGCCGACGGCGCACCCAGCGGCCCGCAGACCAGCCCCGGCACCTTCGCCCGGGCCATCGACTGGGCGGCCAGCCCGACCGGCGGCAATGCCGACGTCATCAACATGTCCCTGGTGATGACGCAGAAGAACGACCAGGTGCGCGCCGCCGTCGAGCGCGCCCTCGGCCGGGGCGTCGTCATCGTCGCCGCGGTCGGCAACGACGGTGACGAGAACGGCCGCAACCTGCCCCCGTACCCAGCGGCTTTCCCGGGCGTGATCGGGGTCGGCGCCACCGACGTCAACGGCGTTCGCGGCGACTTCAGCCAGCACGGCACGTACGTGGACGTGATGGCACCGGGCGTCGACGTCACCGTGGCCGCGCGGCGCGCCGGACATACCAGCGGCAGCGGCACCAGCTACGCCACGCCGTACGTGTCCGCCACGGCCGCCCTGGTCAAGCAGCGGTTCCCGTCGCTCACCCCGGCACAGGTGGCCCGGCGCATCCTGGCGACCACCGACCCGGCCCCGGGCGGCGCCCACAGCGAGCAGTACGGCTACGGCATCGTCAACCCGTACCGCGCCCTCACCGAGACGCTCGGCCCGGACAGCCCAGCAGCGCCCCCACCGATGGTCATGCACACCGAGGACCCCGCGACGGTGGCCCTCGCGGCGCGGCGGGCCGAGGCCGAGGACATGTCGCTGATCGTGGCCGCGGTGGGTGCGGGCGTGGTGGTGCTGGTTCTGCTGCTCGCCGCGGCGGTACGGCACGGGCGACGCCGGGGCTGGCGTCCGCCGGCACCGGCCGACACGGCCGACGGCTGA
- a CDS encoding protein adenylyltransferase SelO, giving the protein MSIASPSTVVLGNRFAQDLPEMAVAWQADEPPEPRLLVLNEQLATELGLDAEWLRTPQGVGLLTGTAVPAGATPVAQAYAGHQFGGFVPRLGDGRALLLGELPTSPTSRDLHLKGSGRTPFARGGDGLAAVGPMLREYAISEAMHALGIPTTRSLAVVATGRAVQRETPLPGAVLARVAAGHLRVGSFQYARATGDTGLLRRLADHAISRHHPHAARADRPYLALFEAVVAAQAALVARWMLVGFVHGVMNTDNMTISGETIDYGPCAFMEAFDPATVYSSIDHGGRYAYGNQPVVAEWNLARLAEALLPLLHDEQEQAVELATQALGGYRPRYAQAWSQGLLAKLGLPPDTGDATASALIDDLLPALQESRTDFTTFFRALAEAARGDIGPVRALSVDPAATQDWVSRWRALTPDADAMDRVNPLYIPRNHLVEEALDAATAGDLEPFTRLVEVVREPFTRREGLERYAAAAPPDFGAYRTFCGT; this is encoded by the coding sequence GTGAGCATCGCATCCCCCTCGACCGTCGTCCTCGGCAACCGCTTCGCGCAGGACCTGCCCGAGATGGCGGTCGCGTGGCAGGCCGACGAGCCACCGGAGCCGCGCCTGCTGGTGCTCAACGAGCAGCTGGCCACCGAGCTGGGCCTGGACGCGGAGTGGTTGCGGACGCCGCAGGGTGTGGGGCTGCTCACCGGCACCGCCGTGCCGGCCGGGGCGACGCCGGTGGCGCAGGCGTACGCCGGGCACCAGTTCGGCGGTTTCGTTCCGCGACTCGGTGACGGGCGTGCCCTGCTGCTGGGCGAGCTGCCCACCTCGCCCACCAGCCGGGACCTGCACCTGAAGGGCTCGGGGCGCACGCCGTTCGCGCGCGGCGGTGACGGGCTCGCCGCGGTCGGGCCCATGCTGCGCGAGTACGCGATCAGCGAGGCCATGCACGCCCTCGGCATCCCGACGACCCGGTCCCTGGCGGTGGTGGCCACCGGCCGCGCGGTGCAGCGCGAAACCCCTTTGCCGGGCGCGGTCCTGGCCCGGGTCGCCGCCGGCCACCTGCGGGTCGGCAGCTTCCAGTACGCCCGCGCCACCGGCGACACCGGCCTGCTGCGCCGCCTCGCCGACCACGCGATCAGCCGCCACCACCCGCACGCGGCGCGGGCGGACCGGCCGTACCTCGCGCTGTTCGAAGCAGTCGTCGCCGCGCAGGCCGCGCTGGTGGCGCGCTGGATGCTGGTCGGTTTCGTGCACGGGGTCATGAACACCGACAACATGACGATCTCCGGCGAGACCATCGACTACGGTCCCTGCGCGTTCATGGAGGCCTTCGACCCGGCGACGGTCTACAGCTCCATCGACCACGGCGGACGATACGCGTACGGGAACCAGCCGGTCGTCGCCGAATGGAACCTGGCCCGGCTCGCCGAGGCCCTGCTCCCGTTGCTGCACGACGAGCAGGAACAGGCGGTCGAGCTCGCCACGCAGGCGCTCGGCGGATACCGCCCCCGGTACGCGCAGGCCTGGTCCCAGGGCCTGCTCGCCAAGCTCGGCCTGCCGCCGGACACCGGCGACGCGACGGCGTCCGCCCTCATCGACGACCTCCTGCCGGCCCTGCAGGAGAGCCGCACCGACTTCACCACGTTCTTCCGCGCCCTGGCCGAGGCGGCCCGGGGCGACATCGGCCCGGTCCGGGCCCTGTCCGTCGACCCGGCGGCAACGCAGGACTGGGTGTCCCGCTGGCGTGCCCTCACGCCGGACGCGGACGCCATGGACCGGGTCAACCCGCTGTACATCCCCCGCAACCACCTGGTCGAGGAGGCGTTGGACGCGGCGACCGCGGGAGACCTCGAGCCGTTCACCCGGCTGGTCGAGGTGGTGCGCGAGCCGTTCACCCGCCGCGAAGGGCTGGAGCGGTACGCGGCCGCCGCACCGCCGGACTTCGGCGCGTACCGGACCTTCTGCGGCACCTGA
- a CDS encoding DUF6817 domain-containing protein yields MNPDDVRAWLRERGTEAIEHPGGTLYAHLGRVHDRLGALGHDRDVCLAGLAHAAYGTDGFDVTLCDPADREPLRALVGERAEALIHTYGGCDRSRTWDDFGRTRRVVDRWSGQSVVLSAADATAFADLSIVNELDVSEQDPRIAERYGAYFRTVFSSWRALASPRLLDDVAAL; encoded by the coding sequence ATGAACCCCGACGACGTGAGGGCCTGGCTGCGCGAGCGCGGCACCGAGGCGATCGAGCATCCGGGTGGCACCCTGTACGCGCATCTGGGCCGCGTCCATGACCGGCTGGGCGCGCTCGGGCACGACCGGGACGTGTGCCTCGCCGGCCTGGCGCACGCCGCGTACGGCACCGACGGCTTCGACGTGACGCTGTGCGATCCGGCGGACCGGGAGCCGTTGCGGGCGCTGGTCGGCGAGCGGGCCGAGGCGCTGATCCACACGTACGGCGGCTGCGACCGCTCACGCACATGGGACGACTTCGGCCGTACGCGCCGGGTGGTGGACCGCTGGAGCGGGCAGTCGGTCGTGCTCTCCGCCGCGGACGCGACCGCGTTCGCGGATCTGAGCATCGTGAACGAACTGGACGTGTCCGAGCAGGATCCCCGCATCGCCGAGCGGTACGGCGCCTACTTCCGTACCGTCTTCAGCTCCTGGCGGGCACTTGCCTCGCCGCGCCTGCTGGATGACGTCGCCGCGCTCTAG